A window of Lepidochelys kempii isolate rLepKem1 chromosome 1, rLepKem1.hap2, whole genome shotgun sequence contains these coding sequences:
- the LOC140906435 gene encoding uncharacterized protein, giving the protein MLSELRSSFRNAKTFVKISQGMKDRGHNRDPKQCRVKLKELRQAYQKTREANSRSGSEPQTCRFYDELHAILGGSATTTPAVLFDSFNGDGGNTEAGFGDEEDDDDDEVVDSSQQASGETGFPDSQELFLTLDLEPVPPEPTQGCLLDPAGGEGTSAACVSMITGSSPSQRLVKLRKKKKRTRDEMFSELMLSSHTDRAQTNAWRQIMSECRKAQNDREERWRAEESKWRAEESKWRAEDRAEAQMWQQRDERRQDSMLRLLQDQTSMLQCMVELQQRQLEHRLPLLPLCNQPPSSPSSIASTPRRPRIRWGGLRPTSHSTTEDCPKKRRLSFNKF; this is encoded by the exons atgctatcagaactccgttccagttttcgaaatgccaaaacctttgtcaaaatctcccagggcatgaaggacagaggccataacagggacccgaagcagtgccgcgtgaaactgaaggagctgaggcaagcctaccagaaaaccagagaggcgaacagccgctctgggtcagagccccaaacatgccgcttctatgatgagctgcatgccattttagggggttcagccaccactaccccagccgtgttgtttgactccttcaatggagatggaggcaatacggaagcaggttttggggacgaagaagatgatgatgatgatgaggttgtagatagctcacagcaagcaagcggagaaaccggttttcccgacagccaggaactgtttctcaccctagacctggagccagtaccccccgaacccacccaaggctgcctcctggacccagcaggcggagaagggacctctg ctgcatgtgtttcaatgatcacaggatcttctccttcccagaggctagtgaagcttagaaagaaaaaaaaacgcactcgcgatgaaatgttctccgagctcatgctgtcctcccacactgacagagcacagacgaatgcgtggaggcaaataatgtcagagtgcagaaaagcacaaaatgaccgggaggagaggtggcgggctgaagagagtaagtggcgggctgaagagagtaagtggcgggctgaagacagggctgaagctcaaatgtggcagcagcgtgatgagaggaggcaggattcaatgctgaggctgctgcaggaccaaaccagtatgctccagtgtatggttgagctgcagcaaaggcagctggagcacagactgccactgctgcccctctgtaaccaaccgccctcctccccaagttccatagcctccacacccagacgcccaagaattcggtgggggggcctccggccaaccagccactccaccacagaggattgcccaaaaaaaagaaggctgtcattcaataaattttaa
- the H1-0 gene encoding histone H1.0, producing MTENSASAPAAKPKRAKAAKKSTDHPKYSDMIVAAIQAEKSRAGSSRQSIQKYIKSHYKVGENADFQIKLAIRRLVTTGVLKQTKGVGASGSFRLAKADEPKKPPPAKKAKKEVKKATTPRKTAKPKKAATKSPAKKPKAATKKAKKKPAAAPKKAKKPKTVKAKPVKALKPKKAKPSKPKAKSSAKKSAKKK from the coding sequence ATGACGGAGAATTCTGCCTCGGCTCCTGCGGCCAAGCCCAAACGGGCCAAGGCGGCCAAGAAGTCAACAGACCACCCCAAGTACTCTGACATGATAGTGGCCGCCATCCAGGCTGAAAAGAGCCGGGCCGGCTCCTCTCGCCAGTCCATCCAGAAATACATTAAGAGCCACTACAAAGTGGGGGAGAACGCTGACTTCCAAATCAAGTTGGCCATCAGGAGGCTGGTCACCACTGGTGTCCTAAAGCAGACCAAAGGGGTCGGCGCGTCTGGTTCTTTCCGCCTGGCCAAGGCCGATGAACCCAAGAAGCCACCTCCAGCCAAGAAAGCCAAGAAGGAAGTCAAGAAGGCCACGACGCCCAGGAAAACAGCTAAACCCAAGAAAGCTGCCACCAAGTCCCCAGCCAAGAAGCCAAAAGCTGCCACCAAGAAAGCCAAAAAGAAGCCAGCGGCTGCTCCAAAGAAAGCCAAGAAGCCAAAGACTGTCAAGGCCAAGCCAGTGAAGGCACTGAAGCCCAAAAAGGCAAAGCCATCGAAACCCAAAGCAAAGTCCAGTGCGAAGAAATCAGCCAAGAAGAAGTGA